Proteins encoded together in one Acidimicrobiales bacterium window:
- the murB gene encoding UDP-N-acetylmuramate dehydrogenase, with the protein MVDSGARWRAAVERAAAVLGARGERDRPIGPMTTYRVGGRAALALEIEDADDLRLAREAVSSTGVPVLVVGKGSNLLVADAGFPGLVVTLGESFSTIEMEGNRVRAGAGVGLPVLARRSARAGLTGLEWAVGVPGSVGGAVRMNAGGHGSETSERLERICFADLHGGEDGVADVDRLDYSYRHSSVAPHHVVLWAEFAVATGDASSSEAEIAEIVRWRRQHQPGGQNAGSVFTNPPGDSAGRLIDAAGLKGHRIGSACVSTKHANFFQADPGGSADDVRALVDEVRRVVAERLGVRLETELRLIGFRPSTSTST; encoded by the coding sequence GTGGTAGACAGCGGCGCCCGCTGGCGCGCTGCCGTCGAGCGGGCTGCCGCTGTTCTCGGCGCCCGGGGAGAGCGCGATCGACCGATCGGGCCAATGACCACGTACCGGGTCGGAGGACGAGCGGCGCTGGCGCTCGAGATCGAGGACGCCGACGATCTGCGGCTGGCCCGCGAGGCGGTGAGCTCAACCGGGGTGCCGGTGCTGGTCGTGGGCAAGGGCTCCAACCTCCTGGTCGCCGACGCCGGGTTCCCCGGGCTGGTGGTGACCCTGGGCGAGTCCTTCTCGACGATCGAGATGGAGGGGAACCGGGTCCGAGCCGGTGCCGGCGTCGGACTGCCCGTGCTGGCCCGCCGATCGGCTCGGGCCGGCCTGACCGGCCTCGAATGGGCCGTGGGCGTGCCCGGATCGGTCGGAGGAGCGGTGCGCATGAACGCGGGCGGACATGGCTCGGAGACGAGCGAGCGCCTCGAGCGCATCTGCTTCGCCGATCTCCACGGCGGGGAGGACGGGGTCGCGGACGTCGATCGGCTCGACTATTCCTACCGCCACTCGAGCGTGGCTCCGCACCACGTGGTCCTGTGGGCCGAGTTCGCCGTAGCGACCGGTGACGCGTCGTCATCGGAGGCGGAGATCGCCGAGATCGTCCGGTGGCGGCGACAGCACCAGCCGGGCGGTCAGAACGCGGGCTCGGTCTTCACCAACCCGCCTGGCGACTCCGCCGGTCGTCTCATCGACGCCGCCGGGCTGAAGGGTCACCGCATCGGCTCGGCATGCGTGTCGACCAAGCACGCCAACTTCTTCCAAGCCGATCCCGGCGGCTCCGCCGATGACGTAAGGGCCCTGGTCGACGAGGTTCGTCGTGTCGTCGCCGAACGCCTCGGCGTGCGGCTGGAGACCGAGCTCAGGTTGATCGGCTTCCGACCCTCAACCTCAACGTCAACCTGA
- a CDS encoding FtsQ-type POTRA domain-containing protein: MDPRIRQRRSAVRRLEGQRRLRIVLAVLVCTAVTGAALGVLHSPLLSVGHVSVSGDRHTSRQAVLRATGLDRHRLMVDVDTGRLARRLDALPWVARATVARNWPSTVGISLHERVPAALVTAANGDWAVTDGAGRVLARATGAAPSPPPALGTALPTLHGVAQLPALGATLPAPADPALRVLTALQRPLVGQVSSVDVLPDGEVALTLMPGVVVQLGDAEQLQQKLMATLALLSQVRPASLRTIDVRVPEAPALTHG; encoded by the coding sequence ATGGATCCCCGCATCCGCCAGCGCCGGTCCGCCGTAAGGCGGCTGGAGGGCCAGCGCCGGCTGCGGATCGTGCTCGCCGTGCTCGTCTGCACGGCGGTGACGGGCGCGGCCCTCGGCGTCCTGCACTCGCCCCTGTTGAGCGTGGGTCACGTGAGCGTGTCCGGCGATCGTCACACCAGCCGTCAAGCGGTGCTGCGCGCCACCGGGCTCGATCGCCATCGGCTGATGGTCGACGTCGACACGGGCCGGCTGGCCCGGCGCCTGGACGCGCTGCCCTGGGTGGCGCGGGCGACTGTGGCCCGCAACTGGCCTTCCACGGTCGGCATCTCGTTGCACGAGCGCGTCCCGGCTGCCCTGGTGACCGCGGCGAACGGCGACTGGGCGGTCACCGACGGCGCCGGCCGGGTCCTCGCCCGCGCGACCGGGGCGGCGCCGTCTCCCCCTCCGGCGCTCGGCACCGCGCTGCCAACGCTGCACGGGGTCGCGCAGCTTCCGGCGCTGGGAGCCACGCTGCCCGCGCCGGCGGACCCAGCGCTCAGGGTGTTGACCGCCCTCCAGCGTCCGCTGGTGGGCCAGGTCAGCTCTGTCGACGTCCTTCCTGACGGAGAGGTCGCCCTCACCTTGATGCCCGGCGTCGTCGTGCAGCTGGGCGATGCCGAGCAGCTTCAGCAGAAGCTGATGGCGACCCTGGCCCTGTTGTCCCAGGTGAGGCCGGCGAGCCTGCGAACGATCGACGTGCGCGTGCCCGAGGCACCGGCCCTCACGCATGGATGA
- the ftsZ gene encoding cell division protein FtsZ → MAGPAQNYIAVIKVVGIGGGGVNAVNRMIDAGLKGVEFIAVNTDAQALLMSDADVKLDIGRQLTRGLGAGSDPEIGHEAAEEHAEEIEEVLKGADMVFITAGKGGGTGTGGAPVVAEIAKGVGALTIGVVTRPFSFEGRRRAVQAEQGIQRLKEKVDTLIIIPNDRLLTVSNDKTSMVNAFKMADEVLLQGVQGITDLITTPGLINTDFADVKMIMRNAGTAIMGIGNATGDGRAVNAARGAITSPLLEASIEGARGILLQIAGGPDLGLFEVNEAAEIIHGVAHPDANIIFGSVVDDAMGEEVRVTVIAAGFERWDEGAPIREEPARGLGLDRSGEDGLAVGELGESDEGLRLEDDDFDVPSFLK, encoded by the coding sequence ATGGCGGGGCCAGCGCAGAACTACATTGCCGTGATCAAGGTTGTCGGCATCGGCGGCGGCGGCGTGAACGCGGTGAACCGCATGATCGACGCCGGTCTGAAGGGTGTCGAGTTCATCGCCGTCAACACCGACGCCCAGGCGCTCCTCATGAGCGACGCCGACGTCAAGCTGGACATCGGACGGCAGCTGACGAGGGGCCTGGGCGCAGGCAGCGATCCCGAGATCGGCCACGAGGCCGCCGAGGAGCACGCCGAGGAGATCGAGGAGGTGCTCAAGGGCGCCGACATGGTGTTCATCACGGCCGGCAAGGGCGGGGGCACCGGGACCGGCGGTGCCCCGGTCGTGGCCGAGATCGCCAAGGGTGTCGGCGCGTTGACGATAGGGGTTGTCACGCGACCCTTCTCGTTCGAGGGGCGGCGGCGGGCGGTCCAGGCCGAGCAGGGCATCCAGCGGTTGAAGGAGAAGGTCGACACGCTGATCATCATCCCCAACGACCGCCTGCTCACGGTCTCGAATGACAAGACGTCGATGGTCAACGCCTTCAAGATGGCGGACGAGGTGCTCCTTCAAGGGGTGCAAGGGATCACCGACCTGATCACCACGCCAGGCCTGATCAACACCGACTTCGCCGATGTGAAGATGATCATGCGCAACGCCGGCACCGCGATCATGGGCATCGGCAACGCCACCGGAGACGGGCGCGCCGTGAACGCGGCGCGCGGCGCCATCACCAGCCCCCTGCTGGAGGCGTCGATCGAAGGCGCCCGTGGCATCCTGCTCCAGATCGCCGGCGGCCCCGATCTCGGTCTGTTCGAGGTCAACGAGGCGGCCGAGATCATCCACGGTGTGGCCCACCCCGACGCCAACATCATCTTCGGCAGCGTCGTCGACGACGCCATGGGCGAAGAAGTGCGGGTGACCGTGATCGCCGCCGGCTTCGAGCGATGGGACGAGGGCGCTCCTATCCGCGAGGAGCCTGCCCGCGGGCTCGGGCTCGACCGCAGCGGGGAGGACGGGCTGGCCGTGGGCGAGCTCGGCGAATCCGACGAGGGGCTGAGACTGGAGGACGACGACTTCGACGTGCCGTCCTTCCTCAAGTGA